The DNA region TGACAACGGAGAGATATACAAGGGATACAGTGAAATAATGTGCGAAAAGATCCGTAACCTTACTCTGAAAGCAGACATTATAACTCCGAATCTCACTGAGCTGTGCATACTTTCCGGCGGAAACTTTTCCGAGATCTGTTCGCTCTCAATGGAAAAAAAAGAAAGAGAAAATAAAGGAGCTTGCTCTGAAACTCATCGGAAAGAACAGCAGACTTAAGGTTATTGTAACCGGCATCAATGCTGATAACATGATATACAATATGGTTTTTTTTAAACGACAGCGAATATTTTGCTGTTACTGAACGCCTTGGAAAAAGCTTTTCCGGCACCGGAGATATTTTTGCCTCCGTTACTTTCAGCATGCTGATAAACGGAAAGGATATTCAGACAGCTATCGACACAGCTTCCGGATTTATCGAAAAATCAATAAAGGACACTCTTGCACTGTCACCTGATCCGGATCACAACTACGGTGTCGAATTTGAAAGAAATCTCGGATCACTTGCCGATATTAAGAAAACGCTGATTTATTAATAAATCAGCTGGTCCCTTTATAAATATGAGGTGAATTAAAATGGATAATAAAAATGAAATTCTTTATACCTACAAAAACAATGTTTACTTAAATATTACAAACGCCTGTCCGTGTAAATGTGAATTCTGCATCAGAAGCACTACTGATACCGTCGGCGAATCAGGCAGCCTCTGGCTCAACCACAGTCCTGACTTTAATGAAGTGAGATCAGCCATTGACGGCTTTGATTTCACCGGATATGACGAAGCCATCTTCTGCGGATACGGCGAACCGACATGTGCTTTTGACGTACTTATCAAAACTGCGGAATATCTTCGTGAAAAAGGTATCAGAACCCGTCTTAACACAAACGGGCTCAGCGACCTTATCAACAAAAGAAGCACGGCAGAGGAGATCTGTAAAAACATCGGCTCCGTTTCCATCAGTCTCAATGCTTCCGACAAAGTAAAGTATAATGACATTGTACACCCTTCCTTCGGCATAATCTCGTTTGACGCAATGCTTAGCTTTGCAAAGGAATGCAGAAAGCACACTGAAAACGTTGCATTTACAGTCGTAGACGTTATCGGTGAGGAAGAAATTGAAAAATGCCGTAAAATCGCAGAGGAATGCGGTGTTAATTTCCGCGTGAGAGTGTATTCAGCTGATTAAATAATCTGGTTACTGTAAAAGGCTGAAACCGGTACAGCTTTTTTGCTCTCCTGCATACATCCGGTAAGATCAGTTCTCTGATCTGATTTGATATTCCTATAAATGCCAGAAGGACGGAATGCTTCCTGCATACCGTCCTTTTTTTATGCTTTTATTAATCCGGAAGTGAATACTTTTCAACATACTGAAAACGCATTTCCTGAAAATCCTTGTCGTTTTCCTTAATATTGGTTATGTATTCATGAGTGTCAAACTTATCATCCTTCAGCTGAATAAGGCACACTGCAATATTTGAACAGTGATCTGAAATTCGTTCAAGATTTGTCAGAAGATCAGAGAAAATAAATCCAAGTTCCGTTGTACATTTATCCTGCTGGAGTCTGCGGAGATGACGGTTCTTGAGTTCCATGCGAAGACCGTTTATAACTTCTTCAAGCGGTTCAACCCTGCGTGCAAGATCTGCATCATTGTTGATAAACGCATTTACAGACATTTCAAGAATATCTGCTACCGCAGTCTGAAGTATCTCGGTTTCAATTCGTGCCGCATGCGAGAAGCGGATCTTTCTCTCGTTCATTTCCCTGTATATCTTTACAAGACCTGCAGCGTGGTCGGATATCCTTTCGAAATCACCGATGCAGTGAAGCAGTCTGGATACCAGCGCAGCGTCCTCCTTGGTAAGTGAACAGCCCGAAAGTTTGATAAGATATGTTCCGAGTTTGTCCTCATAATCGTCGATAAGATCTTCAGTCTGAAGAACTTTTTCCGCTGTCTTTGCATCAAATTTTGCTGCTGCTGAAAAAGCGTCGCGGTAACTTTCAAGTGAAAGCGCCGCCATTTTTTCCGCAAAGCTTCTGCACTCTGTAAGTGCAAACGAAGGTGTTTCAAGAAGTCTTTCGTCAATAAAAAGTTTCTTTTCATCATCTGATTTTTCGTTTTCGCCCTTAATAACAAGGATAGCCAGCTTTTCGAGTTTTGACGAGAACGGTATCAGAACCAGTGACGTGATCACGTTGAAACCTGTATGGACCGCAGCTATCATCAGAGGACCTGCAGTTACCGGATCCGTGCGTTCATCAACACTGTGAGTATAAACCCAGATCCATACAGCCGCTGTTGTCAGAAGTCCGCCCGTTAAGTTGAAAAACAAATGAATAAATGAAACACGGCGGGCATTTTTATCTGCACTGTGGCTTGAAATAAATGAAGACACGCTTGTACCGATATTCTGACCTACAATAAAGAATACAGCAGACTCAAGAGGCAGAACCCCTGTAATAGAAAATGCCTGAAGCGCTGCCACTGAAACCGATGAACTCTGAAGTATCATTGTAATAAGCATACCTGCAAAAACACAAAAAACAGGATTACG from Ruminococcus sp. HUN007 includes:
- a CDS encoding bifunctional hydroxymethylpyrimidine kinase/phosphomethylpyrimidine kinase is translated as MWFFLNDSEYFAVTERLGKSFSGTGDIFASVTFSMLINGKDIQTAIDTASGFIEKSIKDTLALSPDPDHNYGVEFERNLGSLADIKKTLIY
- a CDS encoding TIGR04100 family radical SAM protein — protein: MDNKNEILYTYKNNVYLNITNACPCKCEFCIRSTTDTVGESGSLWLNHSPDFNEVRSAIDGFDFTGYDEAIFCGYGEPTCAFDVLIKTAEYLREKGIRTRLNTNGLSDLINKRSTAEEICKNIGSVSISLNASDKVKYNDIVHPSFGIISFDAMLSFAKECRKHTENVAFTVVDVIGEEEIEKCRKIAEECGVNFRVRVYSAD
- a CDS encoding Na/Pi cotransporter family protein — translated: MDTDLYVYGLFIIIAGLAFTIYGMNEMSQHLEKLTGSRIEKILKKITRNPLKSIALGTGITVLMQSSSALASVLTGLVNSGVMELSQTVGLIMGSNIGTTFTLWITGLVPITEPAGFYIIGTAAVAGIIMKRFSSKDKINDTGTIVFSASILFVGIFLMTMALVAYVPTPISLDSSRQEQYLILQQFLRNPVFCVFAGMLITMILQSSSVSVAALQAFSITGVLPLESAVFFIVGQNIGTSVSSFISSHSADKNARRVSFIHLFFNLTGGLLTTAAVWIWVYTHSVDERTDPVTAGPLMIAAVHTGFNVITSLVLIPFSSKLEKLAILVIKGENEKSDDEKKLFIDERLLETPSFALTECRSFAEKMAALSLESYRDAFSAAAKFDAKTAEKVLQTEDLIDDYEDKLGTYLIKLSGCSLTKEDAALVSRLLHCIGDFERISDHAAGLVKIYREMNERKIRFSHAARIETEILQTAVADILEMSVNAFINNDADLARRVEPLEEVINGLRMELKNRHLRRLQQDKCTTELGFIFSDLLTNLERISDHCSNIAVCLIQLKDDKFDTHEYITNIKENDKDFQEMRFQYVEKYSLPD